A window of the Amycolatopsis solani genome harbors these coding sequences:
- a CDS encoding sensor histidine kinase encodes MTAAPPPKTLYSRAAALVRRIGVPTAVLFAALLFDVVYTTQAALDENGPRFVDFGLLPGLLAMTACAVWAQKRAAVAAVAGGGVLIFSTLFIHAFHIPPYSSVLPKVTITEVVAGVLMVYYAARRARAGVAFCVIGFLVVSGLVAVFGRYAGVGDIDSGTGSQALLFGLLLLAAPLVPAIAARDRRPQAGPRTRRLRRVNELAMGQWPLMGLLGFALLFEFGYTYSSNARGFPILFCSIVAAAIAVLSPRRPADALLGIAGMLLLSAVVTPFLHLRYDYPMPGGVPFVQVIAAMGVVVNVTRARGLNASWPRVSILSGVVALAAILNSNEPRGLQTDPQTLSILAFAAALLLGISIATGLMLRSRDSERTTVVKSAVADAQTAERMALARELHDVVAHHVTGIVVQAQAARMMAEQKPEVAVEAMARIENAGVEALAAMRRLVRSMRGDAPAGSSEISEQATTDLGADLRKLVDTANHGVPTSMHLDLPPDLPHEVGRSALRLVQESLTNVGKHASGATEAFVVAEVLGPELHLRVTDDGRETARRPAGGSGGYGLVGMRERVALLKGRLSAGRGPDGGWRVEAWLPLAAGEGDE; translated from the coding sequence GTGACCGCCGCGCCCCCACCGAAAACGCTGTACAGCCGCGCCGCCGCCCTGGTGCGGCGCATCGGCGTGCCCACGGCCGTCCTCTTCGCCGCCCTGCTCTTCGACGTCGTCTACACGACGCAGGCCGCGCTCGACGAAAACGGGCCGCGGTTCGTCGACTTCGGGCTGCTGCCCGGCTTGCTCGCGATGACGGCGTGCGCGGTGTGGGCCCAGAAGCGCGCGGCCGTCGCCGCCGTGGCCGGCGGCGGGGTGCTGATCTTCTCGACCCTCTTCATCCACGCGTTCCACATCCCGCCGTACTCCAGCGTGTTGCCGAAGGTGACCATCACCGAGGTCGTGGCCGGGGTGCTGATGGTCTACTACGCGGCCCGCCGGGCCCGGGCCGGCGTGGCGTTCTGCGTGATCGGCTTCCTGGTGGTCAGCGGCCTCGTCGCGGTCTTCGGCCGGTACGCGGGGGTCGGCGACATCGACAGCGGCACGGGTTCGCAGGCCCTGCTGTTCGGCCTGTTGCTGCTCGCCGCGCCGCTCGTGCCCGCGATCGCGGCGCGGGACCGCCGTCCGCAGGCCGGGCCGCGGACCCGGCGGCTGCGCCGGGTGAACGAGCTGGCGATGGGGCAGTGGCCGCTGATGGGCCTGCTCGGCTTCGCGCTGCTGTTCGAGTTCGGCTACACGTATTCGAGCAACGCCCGTGGCTTCCCGATCCTGTTCTGCTCGATCGTCGCGGCGGCCATCGCGGTGCTCTCGCCGCGCCGGCCGGCGGACGCGCTCCTCGGCATCGCCGGGATGCTGCTGCTGTCGGCGGTCGTCACGCCGTTCCTGCACCTGCGCTACGACTACCCGATGCCGGGCGGCGTGCCGTTCGTGCAGGTCATCGCCGCGATGGGCGTGGTGGTGAACGTGACCCGCGCCCGCGGCCTCAACGCGTCGTGGCCACGGGTGTCGATCCTCTCGGGCGTCGTCGCGCTCGCCGCGATCCTCAACTCGAACGAGCCCCGCGGCCTGCAGACCGACCCGCAGACGCTGTCCATCCTGGCCTTCGCCGCGGCGCTGCTGCTCGGCATCTCGATCGCCACCGGCCTGATGCTGCGCTCGCGGGATTCCGAGCGCACCACGGTCGTCAAGTCGGCGGTGGCCGACGCGCAGACGGCCGAGCGGATGGCGCTGGCCCGCGAGCTGCACGACGTCGTCGCCCACCACGTCACCGGGATCGTCGTGCAGGCGCAGGCCGCGCGGATGATGGCCGAGCAGAAGCCGGAGGTCGCCGTCGAGGCGATGGCCCGGATCGAGAACGCCGGCGTCGAGGCGCTCGCGGCGATGCGGCGGCTGGTCCGCTCGATGCGCGGGGACGCGCCCGCCGGGTCGAGCGAGATCAGCGAGCAGGCCACCACCGATCTGGGCGCCGACCTGCGGAAGCTGGTCGACACCGCCAACCACGGCGTGCCGACGTCGATGCACCTCGACCTGCCGCCGGACCTGCCGCACGAGGTCGGCCGCTCGGCGCTGCGGCTGGTGCAGGAGTCGCTGACGAACGTCGGCAAGCACGCGTCCGGCGCGACCGAGGCGTTCGTCGTGGCCGAGGTCCTCGGCCCCGAACTGCACCTGCGGGTGACGGACGACGGACGCGAGACGGCGCGCCGTCCGGCCGGGGGATCGGGCGGCTACGGTCTGGTCGGGATGCGCGAACGCGTCGCGTTGCTCAAAGGACGGCTGTCGGCCGGGCGCGGCCCGGACGGTGGCTGGCGGGTCGAAGCGTGGCTGCCGCTGGCCGCCGGGGAAGGGGACGAGTGA
- a CDS encoding ABC transporter ATP-binding protein, whose translation MDPNTPQWTGGPVLSGRGLVKRYGAQYALAGIDIDIQPRDAVAIVGPSGSGKTSLLHVLAGILRADDGQIFLAGQRVDHLGEKKRSELRRTEFGFVFQSGMLVAELSAEENVALPSLLAGLGRKEAIDAGRQWLSRLGLAGKEKRRPGELSGGEAQRVAIARALTHRPKVIFADEPTGALDTRTGRETMDALLGAAHETGAAVIVVTHDRELAESMPKTVAIRDGLIATRQAA comes from the coding sequence GTGGACCCGAACACTCCACAGTGGACCGGCGGACCGGTGCTGTCCGGCCGGGGGCTGGTGAAGCGCTACGGCGCGCAGTACGCCCTGGCCGGCATCGACATCGACATCCAGCCGCGGGACGCCGTCGCCATCGTCGGCCCGTCCGGCTCGGGCAAGACGTCGCTGCTCCACGTGCTGGCCGGCATCCTCCGGGCCGACGACGGGCAGATCTTCCTGGCCGGGCAGCGGGTCGACCACCTCGGCGAGAAGAAGCGCAGCGAGCTGCGCCGCACCGAGTTCGGCTTCGTGTTCCAGTCGGGGATGCTGGTCGCGGAGCTGTCGGCCGAAGAGAACGTCGCGCTGCCGTCGCTGCTGGCCGGGCTCGGCCGCAAGGAGGCCATCGACGCCGGCCGCCAGTGGCTTTCGCGCCTCGGCCTGGCCGGCAAGGAGAAGCGCCGTCCCGGCGAGCTGTCCGGCGGCGAAGCCCAGCGCGTTGCCATCGCCCGTGCGCTGACCCACCGGCCGAAGGTGATCTTCGCCGACGAACCGACCGGCGCGCTCGACACGCGCACCGGCCGCGAGACGATGGACGCCCTGCTCGGCGCCGCCCATGAAACGGGCGCCGCGGTGATCGTGGTGACGCACGACCGCGAGCTGGCCGAGTCGATGCCGAAGACGGTCGCCATCCGCGACGGCCTGATCGCCACGAGGCAGGCGGCGTGA
- a CDS encoding ABC transporter permease, with translation MNSLQIALRVLKVDRRTRTSAILTAIGVAVATGLVLLLATLPFATQNREQRALWQGEHFYSSQAGNAPAKILYSSSKDYFDGKQIMRVDVALTGGTAPGSVALPAGVPQLPGPGETVVSPALGRLLQGHPADQLGDRFGKPVGAIGEDGLRFPEQLVALVGHTADAMPVRADPIAGFPSGKASADALLMLLSWVGIIVLLVPSLVLVASSARLTAARRERRLAAIRLAGATPGQVTNMVAAETTLSAGIGALLGLLISPALHGLASFVPWAGGTWLAADFTLPVGLTVFIVVAIPVLVVLAGILGLRRVLKNPLFATGGRALKPLRWWRLLALPAAGLFFLVAVTTAKDSGGITMVMAGLFLLVGSAAIVGPWVTSAVGGTFVRIWRRPSALLAGRRLRDDPKGAYRASAGIVLAVFAGSMALTLLPTFESMAGGGRSFVDSTLYVDTDSQHAGKIVDQANASLRKYGQSEKAVAVGEVYLVHGEGRDRDGHRALVMSCADAVKLTRFGLSAENCTGGPAVFGETALDLAQFKVTDTWEGQASPVKSGTRAEAVRPSDPDLSTTSIIDPAALPEGFTPKYVTVVAPTTDASREVVRTALAGPAAGEEIGSRDQYLFNQQTELGDLRRVTVIGLIAAGVLAGCSAAVATAGSVMDRRRTFGALMAAGTPVRVLARALRMEAALPALVATIGAGIVGVLVGVGLYSMVDERGIVLSPWLLAPVVLGVGVALLGASVCTPALKRVQAEPLADE, from the coding sequence GTGAACTCGCTCCAGATCGCCCTGCGGGTGCTGAAGGTCGACCGGCGGACCCGGACGTCGGCGATCCTCACCGCGATCGGGGTGGCCGTCGCGACCGGGCTGGTGCTGCTGCTGGCGACGCTGCCGTTCGCCACGCAGAACCGCGAGCAGCGCGCCCTCTGGCAGGGCGAACACTTCTACAGCAGCCAAGCCGGGAACGCCCCGGCCAAGATCCTTTACAGCTCGTCGAAGGACTACTTCGACGGGAAGCAGATCATGCGGGTGGACGTCGCGCTGACCGGTGGCACCGCGCCTGGGTCGGTCGCGCTGCCGGCGGGGGTGCCGCAGCTGCCCGGACCGGGCGAGACCGTCGTTTCGCCGGCGCTCGGCCGGCTGCTGCAGGGCCACCCGGCCGACCAGCTCGGCGACCGGTTCGGCAAGCCCGTCGGCGCCATCGGCGAGGACGGCCTCCGCTTCCCGGAACAGCTCGTCGCGCTGGTCGGGCACACGGCGGACGCGATGCCGGTGCGCGCCGACCCGATCGCGGGCTTCCCCAGCGGGAAGGCCAGTGCGGACGCCCTGCTCATGCTGCTGTCCTGGGTCGGGATCATCGTGCTGCTGGTGCCGAGCCTGGTGCTGGTGGCGTCGTCGGCGCGGCTGACCGCGGCCCGGCGCGAACGGCGGCTCGCCGCGATCCGGCTGGCCGGCGCGACCCCAGGGCAGGTCACGAACATGGTGGCCGCCGAGACGACGTTGTCCGCCGGCATCGGCGCCCTGCTCGGGCTGCTGATCAGCCCGGCACTGCACGGCCTCGCGTCGTTCGTCCCGTGGGCGGGCGGTACCTGGCTGGCGGCCGACTTCACGCTGCCGGTCGGCCTGACCGTGTTCATCGTCGTGGCCATCCCGGTGCTCGTGGTGCTGGCCGGCATCCTCGGCCTGCGCCGCGTGCTGAAGAACCCGCTGTTCGCGACCGGCGGGCGCGCGTTGAAGCCGTTGCGCTGGTGGCGCCTGCTGGCGCTGCCCGCAGCCGGGCTGTTCTTCCTCGTCGCGGTGACGACGGCGAAGGACTCCGGCGGCATCACGATGGTCATGGCGGGGCTGTTCCTGCTGGTCGGCTCGGCCGCGATCGTCGGGCCGTGGGTGACCTCGGCGGTCGGTGGCACGTTCGTCCGGATCTGGCGGCGCCCGTCCGCGCTGCTCGCCGGCCGCCGCCTGCGTGACGACCCGAAGGGCGCCTACCGCGCGTCCGCCGGGATCGTGCTCGCGGTGTTCGCCGGGTCGATGGCGCTGACGCTGCTGCCGACGTTCGAGTCGATGGCCGGCGGCGGGCGCTCCTTCGTCGACTCCACGCTCTACGTCGACACCGACAGCCAGCACGCGGGCAAGATCGTCGACCAGGCGAACGCGTCCCTGCGGAAGTACGGCCAGTCCGAGAAGGCGGTCGCGGTCGGCGAGGTCTACCTCGTCCACGGCGAGGGCCGGGACCGCGACGGCCACCGCGCACTGGTCATGAGCTGTGCGGACGCGGTCAAGCTGACCCGGTTCGGCCTCTCCGCGGAGAACTGCACGGGCGGTCCGGCCGTGTTCGGCGAAACGGCGCTCGACCTGGCGCAGTTCAAGGTCACCGACACCTGGGAGGGCCAGGCGTCGCCGGTCAAGTCGGGCACGCGGGCGGAGGCCGTCCGCCCGAGTGACCCGGACCTGTCCACCACGTCGATCATCGACCCGGCCGCGCTGCCGGAGGGCTTCACGCCGAAGTACGTCACCGTCGTCGCGCCGACCACCGACGCGAGCCGCGAGGTCGTCCGGACGGCGCTGGCCGGGCCGGCCGCCGGCGAGGAGATCGGCAGCCGGGACCAGTACCTGTTCAACCAGCAGACCGAGCTCGGCGACCTGCGCCGGGTCACGGTGATCGGGCTGATCGCCGCCGGCGTCCTGGCCGGCTGCAGCGCCGCGGTCGCGACCGCGGGCTCGGTGATGGACCGCCGCCGCACCTTCGGGGCGCTGATGGCGGCCGGCACGCCGGTCCGGGTGCTGGCGAGGGCGTTGCGGATGGAGGCCGCGCTGCCGGCGCTGGTCGCCACCATCGGTGCGGGAATCGTCGGGGTACTGGTCGGCGTTGGGCTCTACAGCATGGTCGACGAGCGGGGCATCGTGCTCAGCCCGTGGCTGCTGGCGCCGGTCGTGCTCGGCGTCGGCGTGGCCCTGCTCGGCGCGTCGGTGTGCACCCCCGCGCTCAAGCGGGTCCAGGCCGAACCGCTGGCCGACGAATAG
- the trmB gene encoding tRNA (guanosine(46)-N7)-methyltransferase TrmB, which yields MENEHQPRLRSVVSYVKRGGRMTVGQQRAWDELWPKVGRTVGDLPAGTLDFTAWFGREAPVMLEIGSGMGETTSQLAAAAPELNYVAAEVYDPGLGQLMLRAEKLGVENLRLLHGDAVVLLTEHVEPDTLHGVRLFFPDPWPKKKHHKRRIVSPSFAALVASRLAPGGTFHMATDWENYAEQMLEVCSAEPALRNRYDGWAPRPEWRPVTKFEQRADVEGRVSHDLIFEKR from the coding sequence GTGGAAAACGAGCACCAACCCCGGCTGCGCAGCGTCGTCAGCTACGTCAAGCGCGGCGGCCGGATGACCGTTGGGCAGCAACGCGCGTGGGACGAACTGTGGCCGAAAGTCGGCCGCACGGTCGGTGACCTGCCCGCCGGGACGCTGGACTTCACGGCCTGGTTCGGCCGCGAAGCGCCGGTGATGCTGGAGATCGGCTCCGGCATGGGCGAGACGACGTCGCAGCTGGCCGCCGCGGCGCCGGAGCTGAACTACGTCGCGGCCGAGGTCTACGACCCGGGCCTCGGCCAGCTGATGCTGCGCGCCGAAAAGCTGGGCGTCGAGAACCTGCGGCTGCTGCACGGCGACGCCGTGGTGCTGCTGACCGAGCACGTCGAGCCGGACACGCTGCACGGCGTCCGGCTGTTCTTCCCGGACCCCTGGCCGAAGAAGAAGCACCACAAGCGGCGGATCGTGTCGCCGTCGTTCGCCGCGCTCGTGGCGTCGCGGCTCGCGCCCGGCGGCACGTTCCACATGGCGACCGACTGGGAGAACTACGCCGAGCAGATGCTCGAGGTCTGCTCCGCGGAACCCGCCCTGCGCAACCGCTACGACGGCTGGGCGCCGCGGCCGGAGTGGCGGCCGGTGACCAAGTTCGAGCAGCGCGCCGACGTCGAAGGCCGCGTCTCGCACGACCTCATCTTCGAAAAGCGGTAG
- a CDS encoding ABC transporter ATP-binding protein, whose product MIEANALTKRYGTTTAVDELTFTARSGRVTGFLGPNGAGKSTTMRLVLGLDTPDAGTVLVDGEPYRRLRDPLRTVGAMLDATWRHPGRSGRDHLRWLAATNGISDKRVEEVLALVGLTSVGKTRVLQYSLGMQQRLGIAAAMLGDPRVLLFDEPVNGLDPEGMAWIRQLLHALAAEGRTVFVSSHLLPEMAQTAQDLVVIGRGRLIYQGTMDEFVARTSEHGVRVRTPHADELRAALTGQAEFTETDGAFVVSGIDSDRIGQLAFDAGATLHELSPITGSLEQAYLDLTRESVEFAGPASEASR is encoded by the coding sequence ATGATCGAAGCGAACGCACTGACCAAGCGGTACGGCACGACGACTGCGGTCGACGAGCTGACGTTCACCGCGCGGTCCGGGCGGGTCACCGGGTTCCTCGGGCCGAACGGCGCCGGCAAGTCCACGACCATGCGGCTGGTCCTCGGCCTCGACACCCCCGACGCGGGCACGGTGCTCGTCGACGGCGAGCCGTACCGGCGGCTGCGAGATCCACTTCGGACGGTCGGCGCGATGCTGGACGCCACCTGGCGCCACCCCGGCCGCAGCGGCCGTGACCACCTGCGCTGGCTGGCCGCCACCAACGGCATCTCCGACAAGCGCGTCGAAGAGGTGCTCGCGCTGGTCGGGCTGACGAGCGTCGGCAAGACCCGCGTCCTGCAGTACTCCCTGGGCATGCAGCAGCGGCTGGGCATCGCCGCTGCCATGCTGGGCGACCCGCGGGTGCTGCTGTTCGACGAGCCGGTGAACGGCCTCGACCCCGAGGGCATGGCCTGGATCCGGCAGCTGCTGCACGCGCTGGCCGCCGAGGGCCGGACCGTGTTCGTGTCCAGCCACCTGCTGCCCGAGATGGCGCAGACCGCGCAGGACCTCGTGGTGATCGGCCGGGGACGGCTCATCTACCAGGGGACGATGGACGAGTTCGTCGCGCGGACGAGCGAACACGGCGTGCGCGTGCGCACCCCGCACGCCGACGAGCTGCGGGCCGCGCTCACCGGGCAGGCCGAGTTCACCGAGACCGACGGCGCCTTCGTGGTGTCCGGAATAGACAGTGACCGGATCGGCCAGCTCGCCTTCGACGCGGGCGCGACGCTGCACGAGCTGAGCCCGATCACCGGCTCGCTGGAGCAGGCCTACCTCGACCTCACCCGCGAATCCGTCGAGTTCGCGGGGCCGGCTTCGGAGGCGTCCCGATGA
- a CDS encoding ABC transporter permease, translating to MNLLAVERIKLFTTRSPWWCALIALALAIGFAAIISSATPADSPVTLSALQFGGTQFGIAVVMVLAALAVTTEYRFNTIRTTFQAVPHRSPALVAKAVVVALVALVIGELAAFGALGLGMLMRPNDGIGLHTTQDWLNVAGLGPVFAISAVLAVAVGVLIRHSAGAIALLLIYNLAVEDLIQLIPKIGAHIHEWMPFNAANKFLRGSAVVDGPSPSDSPLSPGWALAYFAGIAIVFLLVALGVAKKRDA from the coding sequence ATGAACCTGCTCGCGGTAGAACGCATCAAGCTGTTCACCACCCGCTCGCCGTGGTGGTGCGCCCTCATCGCACTGGCGCTGGCCATCGGCTTCGCCGCCATCATCTCCAGCGCGACCCCGGCCGACTCGCCGGTCACGCTGTCCGCCCTCCAGTTCGGCGGCACGCAGTTCGGGATCGCCGTCGTCATGGTGCTCGCCGCGCTCGCGGTCACCACCGAATACCGCTTCAACACCATCCGCACGACGTTCCAGGCGGTGCCGCACCGCTCGCCGGCGCTGGTCGCCAAGGCGGTCGTCGTCGCGCTGGTCGCGCTGGTGATCGGCGAGCTCGCCGCGTTCGGCGCGCTGGGCCTCGGCATGCTCATGCGGCCGAACGACGGCATCGGCCTGCACACCACGCAGGATTGGCTGAACGTCGCCGGCCTGGGCCCGGTGTTCGCCATCAGCGCGGTGCTCGCCGTCGCCGTCGGGGTCCTGATCCGGCACAGCGCCGGCGCCATCGCCCTGCTGCTCATCTACAACCTGGCCGTGGAAGACCTGATCCAGCTGATCCCGAAGATCGGCGCCCACATCCACGAATGGATGCCGTTCAACGCGGCGAACAAGTTCCTGCGCGGCTCCGCGGTCGTCGACGGCCCGTCGCCGTCGGACTCGCCGCTGAGCCCCGGCTGGGCGCTGGCGTACTTCGCCGGCATCGCCATCGTGTTCCTGCTCGTCGCACTCGGGGTGGCGAAGAAGCGGGACGCATAA
- a CDS encoding ABC transporter ATP-binding protein — MIEATGLTKRYGKTLAVNNLSFSVAAGQVTGFLGPNGAGKSTTMRMILGLDNPTGGQVTIGGKKYHDLKEPLRTVGALLDAKWVHPNRSARAHLLWMAKSNRIPAARVDEVLDTVGLTSVAGKRAGGFSLGMSQRLGIAAALLGDPEVLLFDEPVNGLDPEGILWIRKFMHRLADEGRTVFVSSHLLSEMALTASNLVVIGRGQLISQSSTQDFVSRAAENTVKVRSPQLAELRDALQRASAGVTGDATGLVVSGMDSDKIGEIAAANGIVLHELSPQTGSLEQAFMQITGDSVEYHTGLDAEAQHVLESAK; from the coding sequence ATGATCGAGGCAACCGGCCTCACCAAGCGGTACGGAAAGACACTGGCGGTGAACAACCTGTCGTTCTCCGTGGCCGCGGGTCAGGTCACCGGCTTCCTCGGCCCGAACGGGGCGGGCAAGTCCACCACCATGCGGATGATCCTCGGCCTGGACAACCCCACGGGCGGCCAGGTCACCATCGGGGGCAAGAAGTACCACGACCTCAAGGAACCGCTGCGCACCGTCGGCGCGCTGCTCGACGCGAAGTGGGTGCACCCCAACCGTTCGGCGCGCGCCCACCTGCTGTGGATGGCGAAGTCCAACCGCATCCCGGCCGCCCGCGTCGACGAGGTGCTCGACACCGTCGGCCTCACCAGCGTCGCGGGCAAGCGCGCCGGCGGGTTCTCGCTCGGCATGTCGCAGCGGCTCGGTATCGCGGCCGCCCTGCTGGGCGACCCCGAGGTGCTGCTGTTCGACGAGCCGGTGAACGGCCTGGACCCCGAGGGCATCCTCTGGATCCGCAAGTTCATGCACCGGCTGGCCGATGAGGGCCGCACCGTGTTCGTGTCGAGCCACTTGCTGTCGGAGATGGCGCTGACCGCGAGCAACCTCGTGGTGATCGGCCGGGGGCAGCTGATTTCGCAGTCGTCGACCCAGGACTTCGTCTCCCGCGCGGCGGAGAACACGGTCAAGGTCCGCTCACCGCAGCTCGCCGAGCTCCGCGACGCCCTCCAGCGCGCCAGCGCCGGCGTCACCGGGGACGCCACCGGGCTCGTGGTGTCCGGGATGGACAGCGACAAGATCGGCGAGATCGCCGCCGCCAACGGCATCGTGCTGCACGAGCTGAGCCCGCAGACCGGCTCGCTCGAGCAGGCCTTCATGCAGATCACCGGCGACTCCGTCGAGTACCACACCGGGCTCGACGCCGAGGCGCAGCACGTGCTCGAGTCCGCCAAGTAA
- a CDS encoding TetR/AcrR family transcriptional regulator, with protein MARPRSITDERLLAAAEAVIGRRGPGFTLAHVAEGAGVSVGTVAQRFGSKSGLLQAMSRRATSRAVELMRECAERADDPVDGLRAAAVSVYAVLGDAEEAANHLGQLGVDIGDPVLRSLLGEHFTAVEQELRRLVRAAASSLPHAPSVPRAARAVLGVINGVSIDWSIRPHGRLADRLAEDVDAVLTAWRGREDA; from the coding sequence GTGGCCAGGCCGAGGAGCATCACGGACGAGCGGTTGCTGGCGGCGGCGGAGGCCGTCATCGGCCGTCGCGGGCCGGGCTTCACCCTCGCCCATGTGGCCGAGGGAGCGGGTGTCTCGGTCGGCACGGTCGCGCAGCGGTTCGGCTCGAAGAGCGGTCTGCTGCAGGCGATGAGCCGGCGGGCCACGAGCCGGGCCGTCGAGCTGATGCGCGAGTGCGCGGAGCGGGCGGACGACCCGGTCGACGGCCTGCGCGCCGCGGCGGTGTCGGTCTACGCGGTGCTCGGTGACGCCGAAGAAGCGGCGAACCACCTGGGCCAGCTCGGCGTGGACATCGGCGACCCGGTGCTGCGGTCGCTGCTGGGCGAGCACTTCACGGCGGTCGAGCAAGAACTGCGGCGGCTCGTGCGGGCGGCGGCTTCCTCGTTGCCGCACGCCCCGAGCGTGCCGCGCGCGGCCCGTGCGGTGCTCGGCGTGATCAACGGGGTGTCGATCGACTGGTCGATCCGGCCGCACGGGCGGCTGGCCGACCGGCTGGCGGAGGACGTCGACGCGGTGCTGACCGCGTGGCGCGGACGGGAGGACGCATGA